A section of the Thunnus albacares chromosome 6, fThuAlb1.1, whole genome shotgun sequence genome encodes:
- the nlk2 gene encoding serine/threonine-protein kinase NLK — protein MALCGTTATNATKMMAAYNGGSSAVAAHHPHHHHQLQHLPPPHMHHHHHAGQHHLQHPGSAAAVHTVQQHTSTAAAAAVMLNPGQQQPYFPSPAPGQAPGPAAAAAPAQVQAAAVKAHHHHHHHQQHQQQHTHHLPQQLDIEPDRPIGYGAFGVVWSVTDPRDGKRVALKKMPNVFQNLVSCKRVFRELKMLCFFKHENVLSALDILQPPHIDYFEEIYVVTELMQSDLHKIIVSPQPLSSDHAKVFLYQILRGLKYLHSAGILHRDIKPGNLLVNSNCVLKICDFGLARVEETDESRHMTQEVVTQYYRAPEILMGSRHYSNSIDIWSVGCIFAELLGRRILFQAQSPIQQLDLITDLLGTPSMEAMRTACEGARAHILRGPHKQPSLPVLYTLSSQATHEAVHLLCRMLVFDPSKRISAKDALAHPYLDEGRLRYHTCMCKCCYTTSSGRVYTSDFEPVTNPKFDDGFEKNLSSVRQVKEIIHQFILEQQKGSRVPLCINPQSAAFKSFISSTVAQPSEMPPSPLVWE, from the exons ATGGCTCTTTGCGGCACAACGGCTACAAATGCTACAAAAATGATGGCTGCTTATAACGGTGGCTCCTCAGCAGTGGCTGCCCATCACCCGCATCACCACCACCAGCTCCAGCACCTTCCGCCTCCCCACatgcaccaccaccaccacgcGGGCCAGCATCACTTGCAGCACCCGGGCTCCGCCGCCGCCGTGCACACGGTGCAGCAACACACCTCCACGGCTGCCGCTGCGGCGGTGATGCTCAACCCCGGCCAGCAGCAGCCCTACTTCCCCTCTCCTGCCCCCGGACAGGCCCCTGGGCCGGCGGCGGCCGCGGCTCCTGCCCAGGTTCAAGCCGCTGCTGTCAAagctcaccaccaccaccaccaccaccagcagcatcagcagcaacaCACGCACCACCTACCACAGCAGCTGGACATCGAGCCTGACAGGCCCATCGGCTATGGAGCGTTTGGTGTCGTCTG GTCAGTGACAGACCCCAGAGATGGAAAGCGAGTTGCCCTCAAAAAGATGCCCAATGTCTTCCAAAACCTTGTTTCCTGTAAGAGGGTATTTCGGGAGCTGAAGATGCTCTGTTTcttcaaacatgaaaat GTGCTCTCTGCTTTGGACATACTACAACCTCCACACATCGACTACTTTGAAGAAAT CTATGTGGTGACGGAACTGATGCAAAGTGACCTCCATAAGATCATCGTTTCACCACAGCCTCTGAGCTCAGACCACGCCAAAGTTTTTCTCTATCAGATTCTACGAG gaCTCAAGTACCTTCATTCTGCTGGCATTCTACACCGAGACATCAAACCTGGCAACCTCCTGGTAAACAGCAACTGTGTGCTCAAG ATCTGTGATTTTGGTCTGGCACGGGTGGAGGAGACCGACGAGTCACGGCACATGACTCAGGAAGTGGTGACACAGTACTACCGAGCCCCAGAGATCCTGATGGGCAGCCGCCACTACTCCAACTCCATCGATATCTGGTCTGTGGGCTGCATCTTCGCTGAGCTGCTGGGCCGACGCATCCTCTTCCAAGCCCAGAGTCCCATTCAGCAG CTGGATTTAATCACTGACCTGTTGGGGACTCCCTCTATGGAGGCGATGAGGACGGCATGTGAAGGTGCTCGTGCGCACATTCTCAGAGGACCTCACAAACAG CCATCCCTTCCTGTTCTGTACACACTGTCTAGCCAAGCAACCCATGAAGCTGTCCACCTCCTCTGCAGGATGCTGGTGTTTGATCCG TCAAAGCGGATTTCAGCAAAGGATGCCCTGGCTCACCCTTACCTGGACGAGGGTCGACTCCGCTAccacacatgcatgtgcaaaTGCTGCTACACCACATCCTCCGGCCGTGTTTACACCAGTGACTTTGAGCCCGTCACTAATCCCAAGTTTGATGATGGCTTTGAGAAGAACCTGAGCTCTGTGAGACAGGTCAAAG AGATAATCCATCAGTTCATTTTGGAACAGCAAAAGGGTAGTCGAGTGCCACTCTGCATTAACCCTCAATCAGCTGCTTTCAAAAGCTTTATCAG TTCCACAGTGGCTCAGCCTTCTGAAATGCCTCCATCTCCGCTGGTGTGGGAATAG